One Augochlora pura isolate Apur16 chromosome 10, APUR_v2.2.1, whole genome shotgun sequence DNA window includes the following coding sequences:
- the LOC144475883 gene encoding uncharacterized protein LOC144475883 isoform X3 gives MYQGYRFAFFLLYNYLSVLGLDKCDTICDVQGCRALTADSGLNSCTEDDLETIPDNINFTIKNGESFDYPASLEINFIRPKKKCRYTVTLLANESINETGCETYDFHKLDDTEVHTPKKTVCFLSYTTPYLNISYPYIFTACYAVQFNFGHKRYKFKKFVTTNYRRPMTTTPQLTCTYKIMEDNSTEKKLYFDVDLLVPLISKVELGLGSITNSNGQENCIYNATLRKQWTEDISTIYNEFMKNTSNVAVLNNGKYKKHISFEINSVNKRGYCFYVYLTDERCNANTLWKLLDCSAYKNCYPLSNQKSHHNVTPKMNEKSHQLNALKDKDAICTDIVLLYPRGSESFMAEMVEFRQILSKACQCFVHDWYNATECNHVATIGGFKWFEEMLHSECNIIWVDTPRSRLLIARRFKNGLFVDNYEDTKSDNICDFRDIEFTTIFDLAKRNMEHSIQEQCKQFIVRIKGFESSENESDPFLNLSSNTRYIIPQDLSLLCSNLSSSLSESNVIVPFISDEDDS, from the exons ATGTATCAAGGTTATCGTTTTGCCTTTTTCCTCCTATATAACTATTTATCTGTCTTGGGATTGGACAAGTGTGAT ACTATATGTGATGTCCAAGGATGCAGAGCACTAACTGCTGATTCAGGTCTGAATAGCTGTACAGAAGATGATTTGGAAACAATAccagataatattaattttaccatAAAAAACGGAGAATCTTTCGATTATCctg ctagcttagaaataaattttatacgaccaaaaaagaaatgtaGATATACAGTAACATTATTAGCAAATGAATCAATTAACGAAACTGGATGTGAAACTtatgattttcataaattagaTGATACTGAAGTACATACTCCTAAGAAGACAGTATGTTTTCTCTCATATACCACTCCGTActtg AATATAAGTTACCCATACATATTTACCGCATGTTATGCTGTGCAATTCAATTTTGGCCATAagagatataaatttaaaaaatttgtgacaacaaattatagaCGCCCAATGACCACAACTCCACAATTGACATGTACATACAAAATTATGGAAGACAACTCTACAGA GAAAAAGCTCTACTTTGATGTAGATCTTTTAGTGCCATTAATTTCCAAAGTGGAATTAGGCTTAGGATCAATTACCAACTCGAATGGACAAGAAAACTGTATTTATAATGCAACATTAAGAAAGCAATGGACCGAAGATATTTCG ACAATATACAACGAATTTATGAAGAATACATCTAATGTAGCTGTG CTGAATAATGGAAAGtataaaaaacatatttcgtttgaaattaattctgtaaataaaagGGGCTATTGCTTTTATGTATATCTTACTGATGAAAGATGTAATGCCAACACTCTATGGAAACTTCTTGATTGTAGCGCATACAAAA ATTGCTATCCTCTTTCCAACCAGAAGAGTCATCATAATGTTACTCCT aaaatgaatgaaaaaagTCATCAATTAAATGCTTTGAAGGATAAAGATGCTATCTGTACAgacattgtattattatatccaAGAGGTTCTGAATCTTTTATGGCAGAAATGGTTGAGTTTAGACAAATACTTAGCAAAGCTTGCCAGTGTTTT GTTCATGATTGGTATAATGCAACAGAATGCAATCATGTTGCTACAATTGGTGGTTTTAAATGGTTTGAAGAAATGCTCCATAGTGAATGCAACATTATTTGGGTGGATACTCCAAGAAGCAGGTTATTAATTGCTAGGAGATTTAAAAATGGTCTTTTTGTAGATAATTATGAAGATACTAAATCTGATAATATTTGTGATTTTCGAGATATAGAATTTACTACAATATTTGATTTGGCAAAACGTAATATGGAGCACTCAATACAAGAGCAATGTAAACAGTTTATTGTAAG aataaaaGGATTTGAAAGttctgaaaatgaaagtgaCCCATTTCTCAATTTGTCTTCAAATACACGTTATATTATACCCCAAGATCTAAGCTTACTCTGCTCAAATTT atcgtCATCATTATCAGAATCAAATGTAATAGTCCCATTCATCAGTGATGAAGATGATTCATGA
- the LOC144475883 gene encoding uncharacterized protein LOC144475883 isoform X1, with the protein MYQGYRFAFFLLYNYLSVLGLDKCDTICDVQGCRALTADSGLNSCTEDDLETIPDNINFTIKNGESFDYPASLEINFIRPKKKCRYTVTLLANESINETGCETYDFHKLDDTEVHTPKKTVCFLSYTTPYLNISYPYIFTACYAVQFNFGHKRYKFKKFVTTNYRRPMTTTPQLTCTYKIMEDNSTEKKLYFDVDLLVPLISKVELGLGSITNSNGQENCIYNATLRKQWTEDISTIYNEFMKNTSNVAVLNNGKYKKHISFEINSVNKRGYCFYVYLTDERCNANTLWKLLDCSAYKNCYPLSNQKSHHNVTPVSATSDYINWIIVIITIILSIILTVICFVYVVNTRIWAKFYVTMDKTNQKMNEKSHQLNALKDKDAICTDIVLLYPRGSESFMAEMVEFRQILSKACQCFVHDWYNATECNHVATIGGFKWFEEMLHSECNIIWVDTPRSRLLIARRFKNGLFVDNYEDTKSDNICDFRDIEFTTIFDLAKRNMEHSIQEQCKQFIVRIKGFESSENESDPFLNLSSNTRYIIPQDLSLLCSNLSSSLSESNVIVPFISDEDDS; encoded by the exons ATGTATCAAGGTTATCGTTTTGCCTTTTTCCTCCTATATAACTATTTATCTGTCTTGGGATTGGACAAGTGTGAT ACTATATGTGATGTCCAAGGATGCAGAGCACTAACTGCTGATTCAGGTCTGAATAGCTGTACAGAAGATGATTTGGAAACAATAccagataatattaattttaccatAAAAAACGGAGAATCTTTCGATTATCctg ctagcttagaaataaattttatacgaccaaaaaagaaatgtaGATATACAGTAACATTATTAGCAAATGAATCAATTAACGAAACTGGATGTGAAACTtatgattttcataaattagaTGATACTGAAGTACATACTCCTAAGAAGACAGTATGTTTTCTCTCATATACCACTCCGTActtg AATATAAGTTACCCATACATATTTACCGCATGTTATGCTGTGCAATTCAATTTTGGCCATAagagatataaatttaaaaaatttgtgacaacaaattatagaCGCCCAATGACCACAACTCCACAATTGACATGTACATACAAAATTATGGAAGACAACTCTACAGA GAAAAAGCTCTACTTTGATGTAGATCTTTTAGTGCCATTAATTTCCAAAGTGGAATTAGGCTTAGGATCAATTACCAACTCGAATGGACAAGAAAACTGTATTTATAATGCAACATTAAGAAAGCAATGGACCGAAGATATTTCG ACAATATACAACGAATTTATGAAGAATACATCTAATGTAGCTGTG CTGAATAATGGAAAGtataaaaaacatatttcgtttgaaattaattctgtaaataaaagGGGCTATTGCTTTTATGTATATCTTACTGATGAAAGATGTAATGCCAACACTCTATGGAAACTTCTTGATTGTAGCGCATACAAAA ATTGCTATCCTCTTTCCAACCAGAAGAGTCATCATAATGTTACTCCTGTAAGCGCCACAAGTGACTACATAAACTGGATAATAGTTATTATCACAATCATTCTGTCTATAATACTTACAGTTATATGTTTTGTATATGTTGTAAATACACGTATTTGGGCAAAATTCTATGTAACTATGGATAAAACTAATcagaaaatgaatgaaaaaagTCATCAATTAAATGCTTTGAAGGATAAAGATGCTATCTGTACAgacattgtattattatatccaAGAGGTTCTGAATCTTTTATGGCAGAAATGGTTGAGTTTAGACAAATACTTAGCAAAGCTTGCCAGTGTTTT GTTCATGATTGGTATAATGCAACAGAATGCAATCATGTTGCTACAATTGGTGGTTTTAAATGGTTTGAAGAAATGCTCCATAGTGAATGCAACATTATTTGGGTGGATACTCCAAGAAGCAGGTTATTAATTGCTAGGAGATTTAAAAATGGTCTTTTTGTAGATAATTATGAAGATACTAAATCTGATAATATTTGTGATTTTCGAGATATAGAATTTACTACAATATTTGATTTGGCAAAACGTAATATGGAGCACTCAATACAAGAGCAATGTAAACAGTTTATTGTAAG aataaaaGGATTTGAAAGttctgaaaatgaaagtgaCCCATTTCTCAATTTGTCTTCAAATACACGTTATATTATACCCCAAGATCTAAGCTTACTCTGCTCAAATTT atcgtCATCATTATCAGAATCAAATGTAATAGTCCCATTCATCAGTGATGAAGATGATTCATGA
- the LOC144475883 gene encoding uncharacterized protein LOC144475883 isoform X2: MYQGYRFAFFLLYNYLSVLGLDKCDTICDVQGCRALTADSGLNSCTEDDLETIPDNINFTIKNGESFDYPDDTEVHTPKKTVCFLSYTTPYLNISYPYIFTACYAVQFNFGHKRYKFKKFVTTNYRRPMTTTPQLTCTYKIMEDNSTEKKLYFDVDLLVPLISKVELGLGSITNSNGQENCIYNATLRKQWTEDISTIYNEFMKNTSNVAVLNNGKYKKHISFEINSVNKRGYCFYVYLTDERCNANTLWKLLDCSAYKNCYPLSNQKSHHNVTPVSATSDYINWIIVIITIILSIILTVICFVYVVNTRIWAKFYVTMDKTNQKMNEKSHQLNALKDKDAICTDIVLLYPRGSESFMAEMVEFRQILSKACQCFVHDWYNATECNHVATIGGFKWFEEMLHSECNIIWVDTPRSRLLIARRFKNGLFVDNYEDTKSDNICDFRDIEFTTIFDLAKRNMEHSIQEQCKQFIVRIKGFESSENESDPFLNLSSNTRYIIPQDLSLLCSNLSSSLSESNVIVPFISDEDDS; the protein is encoded by the exons ATGTATCAAGGTTATCGTTTTGCCTTTTTCCTCCTATATAACTATTTATCTGTCTTGGGATTGGACAAGTGTGAT ACTATATGTGATGTCCAAGGATGCAGAGCACTAACTGCTGATTCAGGTCTGAATAGCTGTACAGAAGATGATTTGGAAACAATAccagataatattaattttaccatAAAAAACGGAGAATCTTTCGATTATCctg aTGATACTGAAGTACATACTCCTAAGAAGACAGTATGTTTTCTCTCATATACCACTCCGTActtg AATATAAGTTACCCATACATATTTACCGCATGTTATGCTGTGCAATTCAATTTTGGCCATAagagatataaatttaaaaaatttgtgacaacaaattatagaCGCCCAATGACCACAACTCCACAATTGACATGTACATACAAAATTATGGAAGACAACTCTACAGA GAAAAAGCTCTACTTTGATGTAGATCTTTTAGTGCCATTAATTTCCAAAGTGGAATTAGGCTTAGGATCAATTACCAACTCGAATGGACAAGAAAACTGTATTTATAATGCAACATTAAGAAAGCAATGGACCGAAGATATTTCG ACAATATACAACGAATTTATGAAGAATACATCTAATGTAGCTGTG CTGAATAATGGAAAGtataaaaaacatatttcgtttgaaattaattctgtaaataaaagGGGCTATTGCTTTTATGTATATCTTACTGATGAAAGATGTAATGCCAACACTCTATGGAAACTTCTTGATTGTAGCGCATACAAAA ATTGCTATCCTCTTTCCAACCAGAAGAGTCATCATAATGTTACTCCTGTAAGCGCCACAAGTGACTACATAAACTGGATAATAGTTATTATCACAATCATTCTGTCTATAATACTTACAGTTATATGTTTTGTATATGTTGTAAATACACGTATTTGGGCAAAATTCTATGTAACTATGGATAAAACTAATcagaaaatgaatgaaaaaagTCATCAATTAAATGCTTTGAAGGATAAAGATGCTATCTGTACAgacattgtattattatatccaAGAGGTTCTGAATCTTTTATGGCAGAAATGGTTGAGTTTAGACAAATACTTAGCAAAGCTTGCCAGTGTTTT GTTCATGATTGGTATAATGCAACAGAATGCAATCATGTTGCTACAATTGGTGGTTTTAAATGGTTTGAAGAAATGCTCCATAGTGAATGCAACATTATTTGGGTGGATACTCCAAGAAGCAGGTTATTAATTGCTAGGAGATTTAAAAATGGTCTTTTTGTAGATAATTATGAAGATACTAAATCTGATAATATTTGTGATTTTCGAGATATAGAATTTACTACAATATTTGATTTGGCAAAACGTAATATGGAGCACTCAATACAAGAGCAATGTAAACAGTTTATTGTAAG aataaaaGGATTTGAAAGttctgaaaatgaaagtgaCCCATTTCTCAATTTGTCTTCAAATACACGTTATATTATACCCCAAGATCTAAGCTTACTCTGCTCAAATTT atcgtCATCATTATCAGAATCAAATGTAATAGTCCCATTCATCAGTGATGAAGATGATTCATGA
- the LOC144475883 gene encoding uncharacterized protein LOC144475883 isoform X5, protein MYQGYRFAFFLLYNYLSVLGLDKCDTICDVQGCRALTADSGLNSCTEDDLETIPDNINFTIKNGESFDYPASLEINFIRPKKKCRYTVTLLANESINETGCETYDFHKLDDTEVHTPKKTVCFLSYTTPYLNISYPYIFTACYAVQFNFGHKRYKFKKFVTTNYRRPMTTTPQLTCTYKIMEDNSTEKKLYFDVDLLVPLISKVELGLGSITNSNGQENCIYNATLRKQWTEDISTIYNEFMKNTSNVAVLNNGKYKKHISFEINSVNKRGYCFYVYLTDERCNANTLWKLLDCSAYKNCYPLSNQKSHHNVTPVSATSDYINWIIVIITIILSIILTVICFVYVVNTRIWAKFYVTMDKTNQKMNEKSHQLNALKDKDAICTDIVLLYPRGSESFMAEMVEFRQILSKACQCFVHDWYNATECNHVATIGGFKWFEEMLHSECNIIWVDTPRSRIYYNI, encoded by the exons ATGTATCAAGGTTATCGTTTTGCCTTTTTCCTCCTATATAACTATTTATCTGTCTTGGGATTGGACAAGTGTGAT ACTATATGTGATGTCCAAGGATGCAGAGCACTAACTGCTGATTCAGGTCTGAATAGCTGTACAGAAGATGATTTGGAAACAATAccagataatattaattttaccatAAAAAACGGAGAATCTTTCGATTATCctg ctagcttagaaataaattttatacgaccaaaaaagaaatgtaGATATACAGTAACATTATTAGCAAATGAATCAATTAACGAAACTGGATGTGAAACTtatgattttcataaattagaTGATACTGAAGTACATACTCCTAAGAAGACAGTATGTTTTCTCTCATATACCACTCCGTActtg AATATAAGTTACCCATACATATTTACCGCATGTTATGCTGTGCAATTCAATTTTGGCCATAagagatataaatttaaaaaatttgtgacaacaaattatagaCGCCCAATGACCACAACTCCACAATTGACATGTACATACAAAATTATGGAAGACAACTCTACAGA GAAAAAGCTCTACTTTGATGTAGATCTTTTAGTGCCATTAATTTCCAAAGTGGAATTAGGCTTAGGATCAATTACCAACTCGAATGGACAAGAAAACTGTATTTATAATGCAACATTAAGAAAGCAATGGACCGAAGATATTTCG ACAATATACAACGAATTTATGAAGAATACATCTAATGTAGCTGTG CTGAATAATGGAAAGtataaaaaacatatttcgtttgaaattaattctgtaaataaaagGGGCTATTGCTTTTATGTATATCTTACTGATGAAAGATGTAATGCCAACACTCTATGGAAACTTCTTGATTGTAGCGCATACAAAA ATTGCTATCCTCTTTCCAACCAGAAGAGTCATCATAATGTTACTCCTGTAAGCGCCACAAGTGACTACATAAACTGGATAATAGTTATTATCACAATCATTCTGTCTATAATACTTACAGTTATATGTTTTGTATATGTTGTAAATACACGTATTTGGGCAAAATTCTATGTAACTATGGATAAAACTAATcagaaaatgaatgaaaaaagTCATCAATTAAATGCTTTGAAGGATAAAGATGCTATCTGTACAgacattgtattattatatccaAGAGGTTCTGAATCTTTTATGGCAGAAATGGTTGAGTTTAGACAAATACTTAGCAAAGCTTGCCAGTGTTTT GTTCATGATTGGTATAATGCAACAGAATGCAATCATGTTGCTACAATTGGTGGTTTTAAATGGTTTGAAGAAATGCTCCATAGTGAATGCAACATTATTTGGGTGGATACTCCAAGAAGCAG AATTTACTACAATATTTGA
- the LOC144475883 gene encoding uncharacterized protein LOC144475883 isoform X4 has translation MYQGYRFAFFLLYNYLSVLGLDKCDTICDVQGCRALTADSGLNSCTEDDLETIPDNINFTIKNGESFDYPASLEINFIRPKKKCRYTVTLLANESINETGCETYDFHKLDDTEVHTPKKTVCFLSYTTPYLNISYPYIFTACYAVQFNFGHKRYKFKKFVTTNYRRPMTTTPQLTCTYKIMEDNSTEKKLYFDVDLLVPLISKVELGLGSITNSNGQENCIYNATLRKQWTEDISTIYNEFMKNTSNVAVLNNGKYKKHISFEINSVNKRGYCFYVYLTDERCNANTLWKLLDCSAYKNCYPLSNQKSHHNVTPVSATSDYINWIIVIITIILSIILTVICFVYVVNTRIWAKFYVTMDKTNQKMNEKSHQLNALKDKDAICTDIVLLYPRGSESFMAEMVEFRQILSKACQCFVHDWYNATECNHVATIGGFKWFEEMLHSECNIIWVDTPRSRYRIYYNI, from the exons ATGTATCAAGGTTATCGTTTTGCCTTTTTCCTCCTATATAACTATTTATCTGTCTTGGGATTGGACAAGTGTGAT ACTATATGTGATGTCCAAGGATGCAGAGCACTAACTGCTGATTCAGGTCTGAATAGCTGTACAGAAGATGATTTGGAAACAATAccagataatattaattttaccatAAAAAACGGAGAATCTTTCGATTATCctg ctagcttagaaataaattttatacgaccaaaaaagaaatgtaGATATACAGTAACATTATTAGCAAATGAATCAATTAACGAAACTGGATGTGAAACTtatgattttcataaattagaTGATACTGAAGTACATACTCCTAAGAAGACAGTATGTTTTCTCTCATATACCACTCCGTActtg AATATAAGTTACCCATACATATTTACCGCATGTTATGCTGTGCAATTCAATTTTGGCCATAagagatataaatttaaaaaatttgtgacaacaaattatagaCGCCCAATGACCACAACTCCACAATTGACATGTACATACAAAATTATGGAAGACAACTCTACAGA GAAAAAGCTCTACTTTGATGTAGATCTTTTAGTGCCATTAATTTCCAAAGTGGAATTAGGCTTAGGATCAATTACCAACTCGAATGGACAAGAAAACTGTATTTATAATGCAACATTAAGAAAGCAATGGACCGAAGATATTTCG ACAATATACAACGAATTTATGAAGAATACATCTAATGTAGCTGTG CTGAATAATGGAAAGtataaaaaacatatttcgtttgaaattaattctgtaaataaaagGGGCTATTGCTTTTATGTATATCTTACTGATGAAAGATGTAATGCCAACACTCTATGGAAACTTCTTGATTGTAGCGCATACAAAA ATTGCTATCCTCTTTCCAACCAGAAGAGTCATCATAATGTTACTCCTGTAAGCGCCACAAGTGACTACATAAACTGGATAATAGTTATTATCACAATCATTCTGTCTATAATACTTACAGTTATATGTTTTGTATATGTTGTAAATACACGTATTTGGGCAAAATTCTATGTAACTATGGATAAAACTAATcagaaaatgaatgaaaaaagTCATCAATTAAATGCTTTGAAGGATAAAGATGCTATCTGTACAgacattgtattattatatccaAGAGGTTCTGAATCTTTTATGGCAGAAATGGTTGAGTTTAGACAAATACTTAGCAAAGCTTGCCAGTGTTTT GTTCATGATTGGTATAATGCAACAGAATGCAATCATGTTGCTACAATTGGTGGTTTTAAATGGTTTGAAGAAATGCTCCATAGTGAATGCAACATTATTTGGGTGGATACTCCAAGAAGCAG ATATAGAATTTACTACAATATTTGA